CCTTCGGGACATGGTGAGGTTGCGGGGCCGGGGAAGGGGTACGGAACTTCTGTCAGAGCAGAAAGGAGCGCCCTTTTGCCATCAAGATTACACCCGCCGCCTTTGTTGATGTCACCTCGTTTGCCGACAGCAAATGCGCGGTAGCAGGGAACTCCGAGCTCGGAAGTCATATCTTGAAACCAGACATGAATTCCTGAATCTTCCAAATCAGCTAGATGCTTTTTGATTTCGGCATTATCACTTTCAATTCTGAAACATTTTTCTTTGTCAAAAAGGATTGTTGAGTCTGAATCGCGCTCGAGCACTTCGAGAAGTCCGCTGAGCTGTGCTTCGGCAAAGGTGTTGCCAGAGGCCAGTCCTGTGGAACTAAGGCCGCTGAACAGGTTTTGCTCATCAAGGTTGCAAAAGAGAAATACATGTTGCACAGGAATCAAAATTTCTTCGTATTCTGTGCCGTTGAATCTGTCCGCTTCCATCCACCAGAGAGATTGTCCTTCGTAAGGATATTCCAGAGATAAAGTGGAAGGGTCAAGAGCTTTGCAGTCTTTTGACACCTCTTCGTAAGTTCCTTTAACAATTGGATAAGGATCAACTCTGTTAAGAACTCCGGCTTTGCCTATGCTTCCGTAGGAGCTTACTCTTTCTACCACTTCCATGGCGCAGGAAACCTGAGCATCGATAAGAGAGAAGCCGCGACCATAACTGGTTTGAATTGCATCCAGTGAGTTTGATAATGAGCCGTTATCGGTTTTTGTTTTAACCTGCCAATGTTGAAGTACCGCCGCAGGGCTTAGGCAGCCTTTCTGGCGCATTTGCTGGCCAAGGAAAACATCTAAGGCTTCTAGCTGCTTCATTGCGTGAGTTGTTACTTCGATTGTCGAGGCGCGTTCTTTCGCTGGAGGTAATTTTCCCTCTTTTTCAAGTGACGTTTTGACCGTTGAGGCTTCAATTGACTCTTTAACTGGAAGTTCTTCGTTCTTATATAAAAGAGGAAGCCCGGTTTCTTCGGGGCTTGGCAGGTCTTCGTGTTCTTCCATGTTTGCAGATAAAACCAAAGTCCATTGATTGTGCAACGGTTGATCCGCTAAGAGGTGAGAGCGAAGGTGCAGTGTCGGAGTGATATCTTTAAGCTCTTGCGCGTCGAAATCTTTTTCAATCTGTTCTTTTAATGAAACCAGCTTCGGGTGGGTGAGGCAGGCTTCATAAATCAGTGCAGCGAGCACTTTTTTATTAGGATCTCCCTTTATTTCGGTGATTAATTTTTCGATTTTGCGTGTGCGGTGTTTTCCGAGCATGTCGAGCATGTGGTGGTGCATAAATTCGTCATATGGGTGTTTTTCCAGATGATTTAATACATCGGAAAAACTTAAGTTCGGTACAGGGAACGCCGCGAAGCAGCCAGTTCCTGAAAGAGTATCCATAAGTTTAAGCTGGTAACGCATATATTTCCTTGGTTTTGCTGAAAAACAGCATCTCATGTTGATAATTAAATATGTAACCGCTAT
This Maridesulfovibrio ferrireducens DNA region includes the following protein-coding sequences:
- a CDS encoding YcaO-like family protein; this translates as MRYQLKLMDTLSGTGCFAAFPVPNLSFSDVLNHLEKHPYDEFMHHHMLDMLGKHRTRKIEKLITEIKGDPNKKVLAALIYEACLTHPKLVSLKEQIEKDFDAQELKDITPTLHLRSHLLADQPLHNQWTLVLSANMEEHEDLPSPEETGLPLLYKNEELPVKESIEASTVKTSLEKEGKLPPAKERASTIEVTTHAMKQLEALDVFLGQQMRQKGCLSPAAVLQHWQVKTKTDNGSLSNSLDAIQTSYGRGFSLIDAQVSCAMEVVERVSSYGSIGKAGVLNRVDPYPIVKGTYEEVSKDCKALDPSTLSLEYPYEGQSLWWMEADRFNGTEYEEILIPVQHVFLFCNLDEQNLFSGLSSTGLASGNTFAEAQLSGLLEVLERDSDSTILFDKEKCFRIESDNAEIKKHLADLEDSGIHVWFQDMTSELGVPCYRAFAVGKRGDINKGGGCNLDGKRALLSALTEVPYPFPGPATSPCPEGLPVRKLEDLPDLSTGSTEGDVMVLETLLTKNNYYPIYVDLTRKDLEIPVTRAIIPGLEIVSDMDKFSRISPRLFKNYLEIKKLL